The Rhodoferax sediminis genome has a segment encoding these proteins:
- a CDS encoding WYL domain-containing protein — MSHLTNLETVLTWEGAIDNERIRQLLDVKAVWASRLLGELVKRMGRRARRASAHAPLEFADPHSARRSPDEYLRIVSTHQDRLIGGFVEDARVDLSAVAPQLFSTLFRAVKQQAGVQIVYRSMSSPAGSERIIFPHAFVRAPRRWHVRAWCAKRLGYRDFTLGRMASAELLDTPNSNPREGDAEWLRMLELVIVAHPALSISQQEMIAHEYFPGARAMRLRVRECLASYAIQDLRLALDASRQGPPDYQLLVSNAAKLPPLFGQKGNLT; from the coding sequence GTGTCCCACCTGACCAATCTCGAAACCGTACTGACCTGGGAAGGCGCGATCGACAACGAGCGCATTCGACAGTTGTTGGACGTCAAAGCCGTGTGGGCAAGCCGCCTTTTGGGCGAACTGGTCAAGCGGATGGGACGCCGCGCCCGACGCGCATCGGCTCATGCCCCACTCGAATTCGCAGATCCGCATTCCGCGAGACGCTCGCCCGACGAATACTTGCGGATCGTGAGCACGCACCAGGACCGCCTGATCGGAGGATTCGTAGAGGATGCCCGCGTCGATCTCTCTGCGGTAGCCCCACAATTGTTTTCGACTCTGTTTCGCGCCGTCAAGCAGCAGGCCGGCGTCCAAATCGTCTACCGGTCCATGTCCTCGCCGGCGGGCTCGGAACGGATCATCTTTCCCCACGCATTCGTGCGCGCACCCCGGCGCTGGCATGTGCGCGCTTGGTGCGCAAAGCGCCTGGGCTATCGCGACTTCACACTGGGTCGCATGGCGTCAGCCGAACTTCTGGATACCCCGAACTCGAATCCGCGAGAGGGCGACGCGGAGTGGTTGCGCATGCTGGAGCTCGTGATCGTTGCCCACCCTGCCCTGTCCATCTCACAGCAAGAGATGATCGCCCATGAGTACTTTCCTGGCGCCCGGGCCATGCGCCTGCGGGTGCGCGAATGTCTGGCCTCGTATGCCATCCAGGACTTGCGTCTCGCATTGGACGCATCCAGGCAGGGGCCGCCGGACTACCAATTACTGGTCAGCAATGCGGCGAAGCTCCCTCCATTGTTCGGCCAGAAGGGAAATTTGACATGA
- a CDS encoding ATP-dependent helicase — MTSTASPYLKAAEDFRGNEDQWRAYQSTGNCVILAGPGSGKTKTITVKIARVLAEDVHRPRRLACITYSNACVGELRSRLNKLGVNEGDHLLLSTVHSFCLTELVLPYAALAGLNVPDPLLVASPAQARKLFADANREQLRGNAPNWFRVACDKLRRTVPDKGSDEWRAWSARETAVVEAYETLLLQNGLIDFDGLVLAGLQLVEKHEWVRRAIQAKYPVIVIDEYQDLGLPLHRIVLALLRAGTRVVAVGDPDQSIYGFTGAKPSLLRALARLPKMESIRLKLNYRCADRIIAASMALLPEPAEFRSHDGRAGEILIHRLECNIREQADYALGTLVPALLAANPSWTHGDIALLYRTLNEGTPIAQAADALGLRYFRLDNGSPIKRTRLTEWLTDAARWCADGWQTGSVPLSQLLKAWRRLRRSVTRESELLAARKQLISALFSLRDGAQPLHRWLSVLRREALDELLREEPGLADEEDNLDDLMEAAAAGGPLRAFTVEIFGNQGKSPDQINLMTLHSSKGLEFQAVIMVGLENGVFPSGYDKTDEQLEEAARLFYVGVTRAKTQVHLTYDEDESPLITSVREAS, encoded by the coding sequence ATGACGTCCACCGCTTCCCCGTACCTCAAAGCCGCGGAAGATTTTCGGGGGAACGAGGATCAATGGCGTGCGTACCAATCGACAGGGAATTGCGTCATCTTGGCCGGACCCGGCAGCGGGAAGACCAAGACTATTACCGTCAAGATCGCCCGCGTGCTTGCTGAGGATGTACACCGTCCTCGTCGACTGGCCTGCATCACCTATAGCAATGCCTGTGTCGGCGAACTGCGATCAAGGCTGAACAAGTTAGGTGTAAACGAAGGTGATCATCTCCTGCTCTCGACAGTGCACTCCTTCTGCCTGACAGAGTTGGTTCTGCCTTATGCGGCATTGGCAGGTCTCAACGTACCGGATCCCCTCCTTGTGGCTTCGCCGGCCCAGGCGCGGAAGCTCTTTGCCGATGCCAATCGCGAGCAGTTGAGGGGCAATGCGCCAAATTGGTTTCGCGTGGCTTGCGACAAGCTGCGGCGCACCGTCCCGGACAAGGGTAGTGACGAGTGGCGTGCATGGTCCGCCCGTGAGACAGCGGTGGTGGAGGCCTACGAAACATTGCTTCTGCAAAATGGCCTGATCGACTTCGATGGCCTGGTCCTTGCCGGACTGCAACTTGTTGAGAAGCACGAGTGGGTTAGACGTGCCATTCAGGCCAAGTATCCGGTGATCGTGATCGACGAATATCAGGATCTTGGCCTTCCACTGCATCGCATCGTGTTGGCATTGCTTCGGGCGGGTACCCGGGTAGTTGCAGTGGGAGACCCGGATCAATCCATCTATGGATTCACCGGCGCCAAGCCGAGCTTGTTGCGAGCGTTGGCCCGTCTCCCGAAAATGGAATCCATCAGACTCAAGCTGAACTATCGTTGCGCGGACCGCATCATCGCTGCTTCCATGGCGCTTTTGCCGGAACCCGCTGAGTTTCGTTCTCATGATGGGCGGGCGGGCGAAATCCTTATTCACCGTTTGGAGTGCAATATCCGCGAACAGGCGGACTACGCGCTTGGGACGCTGGTGCCGGCGCTCCTCGCGGCAAATCCGTCTTGGACTCACGGGGACATAGCGCTGCTGTACCGCACGCTCAACGAGGGGACACCGATTGCGCAGGCGGCGGATGCCCTCGGCTTGCGGTACTTCCGGCTTGACAATGGATCGCCGATAAAGCGTACCCGCCTGACCGAGTGGCTCACAGATGCTGCGCGGTGGTGTGCTGACGGCTGGCAGACAGGGTCGGTGCCTCTTTCGCAACTGCTCAAAGCCTGGCGACGGTTGCGTCGCTCTGTCACGCGTGAATCCGAACTGCTGGCCGCACGCAAGCAGTTGATCTCGGCCTTGTTCTCACTACGGGACGGTGCGCAGCCCCTGCATCGATGGCTCTCGGTATTGCGTCGCGAAGCGTTGGATGAACTGCTCCGAGAGGAGCCTGGTCTCGCCGATGAGGAAGACAACCTGGACGACCTGATGGAGGCGGCGGCCGCGGGCGGGCCCTTGCGGGCATTCACGGTAGAGATTTTCGGGAATCAGGGCAAGAGTCCGGACCAGATCAATCTGATGACATTACACAGCTCGAAGGGGCTGGAGTTCCAGGCCGTCATCATGGTCGGGCTGGAGAACGGTGTGTTCCCCAGCGGCTACGACAAGACCGACGAGCAGTTGGAAGAAGCAGCTCGACTTTTCTACGTTGGCGTGACGCGCGCCAAAACTCAGGTTCATCTGACTTACGACGAGGACGAATCACCTCTGATTACGTCCGTTCGGGAGGCGAGCTAA
- a CDS encoding large ATP-binding protein yields the protein MAKESMEWLEAIASKANVDVARVEQVLTARHIVPTPVLPAPRRLKLLSISFGGVKREVVDEGSYTFEWKELSEGLWGMMTDRNLRGKSSIIEVVRWLMRGRPSPNLQDDVRAWIHNACLRLDLDGLEYQVQVDCRDGAKGALSRRTSATANATVIATFSSEKQFEMVMSDFFLRAFSMESIATWRESDSEDKSGQTVVHGWPALSGAMFIGTNYDVVLGDLPFTTGTQARLMQMYLGVPWVSTHASALAAQKLVDSGNNLEARRRGQSARAKQTRVGEIEAQLSEKRASLAALPSDEAIQVELSLLSGKYAEAKRREKAMQERASREAAAEQQASAAYLQDRRELQAHKDSTAAGSIFRMLDPTCCPRCDHEIDKERKKKETLSHSCSVCGESIASSEDADLLKAGLESSVKASKAAFDKAEKNRKQAEESLLTLQTDLEGIQSKTQELTEQLGAFDARKLLLNEVAMLEGRLEEARFDPGFSEAADDEPTVLKAIVSETESRSKAVRDEFLEEVSTSLLHYAQSFGMHSLSKAQLRGNANLLLVKGGADTSFSKVTKGERLRLKVATVLAMIQVGERRGIGRHPGLIMIDSPAAQEVAPEDLRGLLSGLKVVREELPHLQIFVAGITSTAMSEFIPPNCRKEASDGGYLW from the coding sequence ATGGCAAAAGAGAGCATGGAATGGCTGGAGGCCATCGCAAGCAAGGCGAACGTCGACGTGGCTCGTGTTGAGCAGGTTTTGACAGCGCGACATATAGTTCCAACGCCAGTACTACCGGCTCCGCGAAGGCTGAAACTCTTGAGCATTTCCTTCGGTGGCGTGAAACGCGAGGTAGTGGACGAAGGCTCTTATACGTTCGAATGGAAGGAGCTCAGCGAAGGGTTGTGGGGGATGATGACTGATCGCAATCTGCGCGGTAAGTCGTCAATCATCGAGGTTGTACGCTGGCTGATGAGGGGAAGGCCATCGCCGAATCTGCAGGATGACGTGAGAGCCTGGATACATAACGCCTGCCTGCGCCTCGATCTGGATGGCCTTGAGTATCAGGTTCAGGTGGATTGTCGGGATGGGGCCAAAGGAGCGCTGAGCCGGCGAACATCGGCAACAGCCAACGCCACGGTAATCGCCACGTTCAGCAGCGAGAAGCAGTTTGAGATGGTGATGTCCGACTTCTTTTTGCGAGCGTTCTCTATGGAGAGCATCGCAACCTGGCGAGAAAGTGATTCGGAAGACAAGAGCGGCCAAACCGTCGTGCATGGCTGGCCAGCTCTGTCCGGCGCGATGTTCATTGGCACCAACTATGACGTCGTGCTGGGCGATCTGCCCTTCACCACGGGAACGCAGGCACGGCTCATGCAGATGTATCTCGGTGTGCCTTGGGTCTCCACCCATGCGTCGGCTCTGGCGGCACAGAAATTGGTCGATTCTGGCAACAACCTAGAGGCCCGTCGGCGAGGTCAATCTGCGCGTGCGAAACAGACGCGTGTCGGTGAAATTGAGGCACAGCTCTCCGAGAAGCGAGCAAGCCTGGCTGCGCTTCCTTCGGACGAGGCTATTCAAGTCGAACTCTCGCTGCTCAGTGGCAAGTATGCAGAAGCAAAGCGTCGTGAGAAGGCGATGCAAGAGCGGGCATCTCGGGAAGCGGCTGCTGAGCAGCAAGCAAGTGCAGCCTATCTGCAGGATCGCAGGGAGCTTCAGGCGCACAAGGACTCCACAGCTGCTGGGTCAATCTTCCGCATGCTTGACCCGACATGCTGCCCGCGTTGCGATCATGAAATCGACAAGGAGAGAAAGAAGAAGGAGACACTGAGCCATTCGTGTTCAGTGTGTGGCGAGAGCATCGCGAGCAGCGAAGACGCCGACCTCCTGAAAGCGGGGCTTGAGTCAAGCGTTAAGGCATCGAAGGCGGCCTTCGACAAAGCCGAGAAGAATCGAAAGCAGGCCGAAGAGAGCCTTTTGACATTGCAGACGGACTTGGAAGGCATCCAATCCAAGACTCAAGAATTGACGGAGCAGCTGGGGGCGTTCGATGCCCGAAAGCTGCTGCTGAACGAAGTTGCAATGCTTGAAGGGCGTCTGGAAGAAGCCAGGTTCGACCCTGGCTTCAGTGAAGCGGCGGATGATGAGCCAACAGTACTGAAGGCAATCGTTAGTGAGACCGAGTCGCGATCCAAAGCAGTTCGCGACGAATTCCTCGAGGAGGTGTCAACCAGCCTCCTGCACTATGCCCAGAGCTTTGGAATGCACAGCCTGTCGAAGGCGCAGCTTCGTGGAAATGCGAACCTCTTGCTCGTAAAGGGAGGCGCCGACACTTCTTTTAGCAAGGTGACGAAGGGTGAGCGCCTGCGTCTCAAGGTCGCTACGGTGCTTGCCATGATTCAGGTGGGTGAGCGCCGCGGCATTGGAAGACATCCCGGTCTGATCATGATTGATTCACCCGCTGCCCAGGAAGTTGCTCCAGAAGATCTCCGCGGTCTACTTTCAGGCCTGAAGGTGGTGAGAGAAGAACTTCCACACCTTCAGATATTCGTTGCAGGCATCACTTCCACGGCAATGAGCGAATTCATCCCTCCCAACTGTCGCAAGGAAGCCTCCGATGGAGGTTATCTGTGGTGA
- a CDS encoding AbiJ-NTD4 domain-containing protein, translated as MTDYFSDRENGPKARTDQSISPAVWAGLAASVQGLINSGAFGLRFPERCPDGQAICGCDSDSLAAAVVAEMPGLAWPLETTREVAEGLFSQREPFAPDTLLVLDFIEFVYAALAKPIPGKYHDFFSHHHLSFDQQAGQDEFRATINRIFARNGLAFEMLGTGRIVRVLPLVLGDELRRTAFDTGDRTLDNMLDECRVKFSDRSPLVRREALERLWDAWERLKSLADPGDKKRSVKIILDAAASESTLRARLEAEALELTSIGNSYLIRHSEVSQVPVIDVDQIDYLFYRLFAMIQLMLRKKE; from the coding sequence ATGACGGACTACTTTAGCGACCGGGAGAACGGCCCAAAGGCGCGAACCGACCAATCGATCTCACCTGCGGTTTGGGCCGGCTTGGCCGCCTCGGTGCAGGGGTTGATCAACAGCGGTGCCTTCGGACTTCGGTTCCCCGAACGATGCCCAGATGGGCAAGCTATTTGCGGGTGCGATTCCGACTCACTGGCTGCGGCTGTGGTCGCGGAGATGCCAGGCCTGGCATGGCCGCTTGAAACCACTCGTGAAGTAGCGGAGGGGCTTTTCTCTCAACGAGAGCCCTTTGCGCCGGACACGTTGTTGGTTCTTGACTTCATTGAGTTCGTGTATGCCGCCTTGGCGAAGCCAATTCCCGGCAAGTACCACGACTTCTTCAGTCACCATCACCTGAGTTTCGACCAGCAAGCCGGACAAGACGAGTTTCGGGCGACCATCAATCGCATTTTCGCGCGCAACGGCCTAGCCTTTGAGATGCTTGGGACAGGACGCATTGTTCGAGTTCTGCCGCTGGTTCTGGGTGACGAACTGAGACGAACAGCGTTCGACACCGGAGATCGTACTCTCGACAACATGCTGGACGAGTGCCGCGTGAAATTTTCTGATCGCAGTCCTCTCGTTCGACGCGAGGCGCTGGAGCGTTTGTGGGACGCGTGGGAAAGGCTCAAATCTCTTGCTGACCCTGGTGACAAGAAGCGGTCGGTCAAGATCATTCTGGACGCTGCGGCATCGGAATCGACTTTGAGGGCCAGGTTGGAAGCGGAAGCACTGGAGCTGACCTCCATCGGTAACAGCTATCTGATTCGCCATTCCGAGGTTTCCCAAGTGCCTGTCATCGATGTGGACCAGATCGATTACCTGTTTTATCGTCTGTTCGCGATGATCCAGTTGATGCTGAGGAAGAAGGAGTGA
- a CDS encoding GIY-YIG nuclease family protein: MPVYFIGEDENGCSPIKIGVAKNIEVRKRNLQTGNPLELRLLGWIDTVDSFQLERHLHHHFEATRVRGEWFAIEPADILLILMRAGRDGFVAKNADAFQIVGYDRDAVPEYLGVWEWGDLEIDECCPFCGCFCGMHFQEASQMYHCLNCDTLSDFSELDPRNEEPED, translated from the coding sequence GTGCCAGTCTATTTCATTGGCGAAGATGAAAATGGATGCTCCCCGATCAAGATTGGGGTCGCGAAGAATATAGAGGTGCGCAAGCGCAACCTTCAGACCGGTAATCCTCTGGAACTGCGTTTGCTCGGTTGGATCGACACTGTCGACTCGTTCCAGCTTGAGCGGCACCTCCACCATCACTTTGAGGCGACCCGTGTACGGGGAGAGTGGTTCGCCATTGAGCCGGCGGACATCCTGCTCATTCTCATGCGCGCCGGCCGCGATGGGTTTGTCGCCAAGAATGCTGACGCCTTCCAGATCGTCGGCTATGACCGTGACGCAGTCCCCGAGTATCTCGGCGTATGGGAATGGGGAGACCTTGAAATCGACGAATGCTGTCCCTTCTGCGGGTGCTTTTGCGGCATGCATTTTCAGGAGGCATCGCAGATGTACCACTGCCTCAACTGTGACACGCTGAGCGACTTTTCGGAGCTCGATCCGCGTAACGAAGAACCGGAGGACTGA